A window from Triticum aestivum cultivar Chinese Spring chromosome 6D, IWGSC CS RefSeq v2.1, whole genome shotgun sequence encodes these proteins:
- the LOC123141011 gene encoding uncharacterized protein, whose amino-acid sequence MRPLEDDDLLPEILVRLPPQPSSLPRASAVCKHWRLLVSDPGFSRRFRIHHRRSPPLLGFFRRNDALPFVPTLDAPDCVSPGRFSLPRADGDQFMSVGCRHGLVLVFNKPKNQILVWDPVTGDQYLLDVPPGVAAHAEKTAINGAVLRARAAGDDAQHFQVVLAVADNDEEHHRALACVYSSETGAWGDLVSTQLPPDVLMSDAPTLVSTDKPAVLVGGSLYWKLAGNMDGILEFDLEKQSLAVIRVPVHILEEGQYMFLIMRAEGGGLGLLIQTDYSIQLWKMKTDCDGVASWGLGRTIELDKLLSLNSEETDMLIPGLEEENNVVFVWTDHIVFTVHLESMKFKKLSGTYPLSHYHPFRSVYAAGI is encoded by the exons ATGAGGCCACTGGAAGACGACGATCTGCTCCCCGAGATCCTCGTCCGCCTGCCCCCGCAGCCCTCCTCCCTGCCCCGCGCCTCCGCCGTCTGCAAGCACTGGCGTCTCCTCGTCTCCGACCCAGGATTCTCCCGCCGCTTCCGCATCCACCACCGCCGCAGCCCTCCCCTCCTCGGTTTCTTCCGCAGAAATGACGCCCTGCCCTTCGTACCCACTCTCGACGCCCCGGATTGTGTCTCCCCCGGTCGTTTCTCCTTGCCGCGCGCCGACGGCGACCAGTTCATGTCCGTCGGATGCCGCCATGGCCTGGTGCTCGTCTTCAACAAACCTAAGAACCAGATCCTGGTGTGGGACCCCGTCACCGGCGACCAGTACCTCCTTGACGTGCCCCCGGGGGTTGCGGCACATGCAGAGAAGACAGCGATCAACGGCGCGGTGCTTCGTGCTCGTGCCGCCGGAGACGATGCCCAACACTTCCAAGTGGTGTTGGCAGTGGCAGACAACGACGAGGAACACCATCGAGCTCTGGCCTGCGTTTACTCGTCAGAGACCGGCGCATGGGGTGATCTCGTCTCAACACAGCTTCCACCTGACGTTCTAATGAGTGATGCTCCCACCTTGGTTTCTACTGACAAGCCTGCTGTGCTGGTTGGGGGTTCCCTTTACTGGAAGCTTGCTGGGAATATGGATGGAATTCTTGAGTTCGATTTGGAGAAGCAAAGCCTAGCTGTGATACGGGTGCCGGTGCATATCCTTGAAGAGGGCCAGTACATGTTCTTGATTATGCGGGCAGAGGGTGGTGGCCTTGGTTTACTCATCCAGACAGACTACAGCATCCAATTGTGGAAGATGAAGACTGATTGTGATGGTGTCGCTTCATGGGGGCTTGGAAGAACCATTGAGTTGGACAAGCTACTTTCTCTGAATTCTGAGGAGACTGACATGTTGATACCAGGGCTCGAGGAGGAAAATAATGTAGTATTCGTGTGGACAGATCACATCGTCTTTACGGTCCATCTTGAGTCAATGAAGTTCAAGAAGCTTTCTGGAACCTACCCCCTTTCTCATTATCATCCATTCAGAAGTGTCTACGCTGCAG GTATCTAG